A portion of the Pseudomonas sp. PSE14 genome contains these proteins:
- a CDS encoding M14-type cytosolic carboxypeptidase, whose translation MKIDCDFDSGNIQVIDDSDPRHVRLALRPDTRSPHFQWFHFKAEGLEPGQQYQFSLSNAPGSSYTGGWPGYNAVASYDQRDWFRVPSTYDSNGLHFSLDAEQPQAWFAYFEPYSRERHAELVKRAQANGAELLATGHSLEGRELPLLRIGKGVAGARKIWLIAQQHPGEHMAEWFMEGLIERLQSGDADIQHLLEHADFYLVPNMNPDGAFHGHLRTNAAGKDLNRAWAAPSAEESPEVLFVQEQMAKYGVDLFLDIHGDEEIPFVFAAGCEGNPEFTPRLDRLESLFRERLEANGEFQSVHGYPKDAPGKANLTLACNHVGRTYDCLSLTLEMPFKDHNLSPNARTGWNGARSKALAGAVLTTVASLLDELR comes from the coding sequence ATGAAAATCGACTGTGATTTCGACAGCGGCAACATCCAGGTCATCGACGACAGCGACCCGCGCCACGTGCGCCTGGCGCTGCGCCCGGATACCCGGAGCCCGCACTTCCAGTGGTTCCACTTCAAGGCCGAGGGCCTTGAGCCCGGCCAGCAGTACCAGTTCAGCCTGAGCAACGCCCCCGGCTCCAGCTACACCGGCGGCTGGCCGGGCTATAACGCCGTGGCGTCCTACGACCAGCGCGACTGGTTCCGCGTACCCAGCACCTACGACTCCAACGGCCTGCACTTCAGCCTCGACGCCGAGCAGCCCCAGGCCTGGTTCGCCTACTTCGAGCCCTACAGCCGAGAGCGCCACGCCGAACTGGTGAAGCGCGCCCAGGCCAACGGCGCCGAGCTGCTCGCCACCGGCCACAGCCTGGAAGGCCGCGAACTGCCGCTGCTGCGTATCGGCAAGGGCGTGGCGGGCGCCCGCAAGATCTGGCTGATCGCCCAGCAACATCCCGGCGAGCACATGGCCGAGTGGTTCATGGAAGGCCTGATCGAGCGTCTGCAATCCGGCGATGCCGATATCCAGCACCTGCTGGAGCACGCCGATTTCTACCTGGTGCCGAACATGAACCCCGACGGCGCCTTCCACGGCCACCTGCGCACCAACGCCGCCGGCAAGGACCTCAACCGCGCCTGGGCCGCGCCCAGCGCCGAGGAAAGCCCGGAAGTGCTGTTCGTGCAGGAGCAGATGGCGAAGTACGGCGTCGATCTGTTCCTCGACATCCACGGCGACGAGGAAATCCCCTTCGTGTTCGCCGCCGGCTGCGAAGGCAACCCGGAGTTCACCCCGCGCCTGGACCGCCTGGAAAGCCTGTTCCGCGAACGCCTGGAAGCCAACGGCGAATTCCAGAGCGTGCACGGCTATCCCAAGGACGCGCCGGGAAAGGCCAACCTGACCCTGGCCTGCAACCACGTCGGCCGCACCTATGACTGCCTGTCGCTGACCCTGGAAATGCCGTTCAAGGACCACAACCTGTCGCCCAACGCACGCACCGGCTGGAACGGCGCTCGCTCCAAGGCGCTTGCCGGCGCGGTGCTGACCACCGTCGCCAGCCTGCTCGACGAGTTGCGCTGA
- a CDS encoding PaaI family thioesterase: MPLDVDQLKLYTAHRGLSIPLLDLLQFRHAPAADGKGPGCIVLRVEPHHLNGWANAHGGLIMTLLDVAMAVNASAADEAYRGVVTIEMKTNFLRPGGEVGEVLEAHGSVRHHTRSIAFCEAELRNSAGVAVASASGTFKYVNAPRPVADA; this comes from the coding sequence ATGCCCCTCGACGTCGACCAGCTCAAGCTCTACACCGCCCACCGTGGCCTCTCCATCCCCCTGCTCGACCTCCTGCAGTTCCGCCACGCCCCGGCGGCGGACGGCAAGGGGCCGGGCTGCATCGTCCTGCGGGTCGAGCCACACCACCTCAACGGCTGGGCCAACGCCCACGGCGGGTTGATCATGACCCTGCTCGATGTGGCCATGGCGGTCAACGCCAGCGCGGCGGATGAAGCCTATCGCGGCGTGGTGACCATCGAGATGAAGACCAACTTCCTGCGCCCCGGCGGCGAAGTGGGCGAGGTGCTTGAAGCCCACGGCAGCGTGCGGCACCACACGCGCTCCATCGCCTTCTGCGAGGCCGAACTGCGCAACAGCGCGGGCGTGGCAGTGGCTTCCGCGTCCGGCACCTTCAAGTACGTCAACGCGCCGCGTCCGGTGGCCGACGCCTGA
- the lpdA gene encoding dihydrolipoyl dehydrogenase, whose translation MSTYDVIVIGGGPGGYNAAIRAGQLGMKVACVEGRETLGGTCLNVGCMPSKALLHASELFEAAAGGEFANLGIQVKPKLDLAQMMKQKAESVAALTKGVEFLFRKNKVDWVKGWGRIDGPGKVEVTAADGSKSTLTAKDIIIATGSEPSPLPGVEVDNQRILDSTGALSIPEVPKHLVVIGAGVIGLELGSVWRRLGAEVTVIEYLDRICPGMDLETAKTFQRTLTKQGMSFKLGSKVTQAKVSGKQVTLSVEPAAGGTAESIQADYVLLAIGRRPYTQGLGLESVGLATDKRGMLENHEHRSSVPGIWVIGDVTSGPMLAHKAEDEAIACVELIAGKAGEVNYDVIPSVIYTHPEVATVGKTEEQLKAEGRAYKVGKFPFTANSRAKINHETEGFVKVLADERSDEILGVHMIGPNVGDMIAEYCVAMEFRGAAEDIARTCHPHPTRSEALRQAAMNVDGWAMQA comes from the coding sequence ATGAGCACTTACGATGTGATCGTCATCGGCGGCGGCCCCGGCGGCTACAACGCCGCTATCCGCGCCGGCCAGCTGGGTATGAAGGTCGCCTGCGTAGAGGGCCGCGAGACCCTCGGCGGCACCTGCCTGAACGTCGGCTGCATGCCGTCCAAGGCGCTGTTGCACGCCTCTGAGCTGTTCGAGGCAGCGGCCGGCGGTGAATTCGCCAACCTCGGCATCCAGGTCAAGCCCAAGCTGGACCTCGCGCAAATGATGAAACAGAAGGCCGAGAGCGTTGCCGCGCTGACCAAGGGCGTGGAGTTCCTGTTCCGCAAGAACAAGGTGGACTGGGTCAAGGGCTGGGGTCGCATCGACGGGCCGGGCAAGGTGGAAGTAACCGCCGCCGACGGCAGCAAGAGCACCCTGACCGCCAAGGACATCATCATCGCCACCGGCTCGGAGCCCTCCCCGTTGCCGGGCGTGGAAGTCGACAACCAGCGCATCCTCGATTCCACTGGCGCGCTGTCGATCCCCGAAGTGCCCAAGCACCTGGTGGTGATCGGCGCCGGGGTGATCGGCCTGGAACTGGGTTCGGTGTGGCGCCGCCTGGGTGCGGAAGTCACGGTGATCGAGTACCTGGACCGCATCTGCCCCGGCATGGACCTGGAAACCGCCAAAACCTTCCAGCGCACGCTGACCAAGCAAGGCATGAGCTTCAAGCTGGGTTCGAAAGTCACCCAGGCCAAGGTCAGCGGCAAGCAGGTGACCCTGAGCGTGGAGCCGGCCGCTGGAGGCACGGCTGAGTCGATCCAGGCGGATTACGTTCTGCTCGCCATCGGCCGCCGTCCCTATACCCAGGGGCTTGGGCTGGAAAGCGTGGGACTCGCCACCGACAAGCGCGGCATGCTGGAGAATCACGAGCACCGCAGCAGCGTGCCGGGCATCTGGGTGATCGGCGACGTGACCTCCGGCCCGATGCTGGCGCACAAGGCCGAGGACGAGGCCATCGCCTGCGTCGAGCTGATCGCCGGCAAGGCCGGGGAAGTGAACTACGACGTGATCCCCAGCGTGATCTACACCCACCCGGAAGTGGCCACCGTGGGCAAGACCGAGGAGCAGCTCAAGGCCGAGGGGCGCGCCTACAAGGTGGGCAAGTTCCCCTTCACCGCCAACAGCCGGGCGAAGATCAACCACGAGACCGAAGGCTTCGTGAAGGTGCTGGCGGACGAGCGCAGCGACGAGATCCTCGGCGTGCACATGATCGGCCCGAACGTCGGCGACATGATCGCGGAATACTGCGTGGCCATGGAGTTCCGCGGCGCCGCCGAGGACATCGCGCGTACCTGCCACCCGCACCCGACCCGTTCCGAAGCGCTGCGCCAGGCGGCGATGAACGTGGACGGCTGGGCCATGCAGGCCTGA
- a CDS encoding catalase family protein: protein MQSLLTRLWLLLGKLLGRALLALAAIGLLGWGIGSLYYAWKFSGPVSTQEEIPPGEAQLTQAIIEDALRIVEQHRDNTRVLRDAHAKAHGCVKAQVTVASDIAPGLRQGVFAEPGHKWEAMVRFSNGNAYPQFDSARDARGMAIKLLDVPGAKLMPGKGHDTEQDFVMFNHPVFFVRDVAEYRQNFAAQASGQKVGAFFPSWKPNTWELRHLIIALQTLAPAPDSPLQAGYNGIAPYKLGEANNIKYRVIPMTEGCPAYQLPKLNEKQPNFLRTAMYQQLSVDRVPACFALQVQKQDPSKYMPIEDTSVEWSEKDAPFQTVATVSIPAQDFDSREQNLACDNISYNPWHALPEHRPIGGINRLRKAVYEAVSVYRHQRNGVGEGQIERRATLNPPNN from the coding sequence ATGCAATCCCTGCTCACCCGCCTCTGGCTCCTCCTCGGCAAACTGCTCGGCCGCGCGCTGCTCGCCCTCGCCGCCATCGGCCTGCTTGGCTGGGGCATCGGCAGCCTCTACTACGCCTGGAAATTCTCCGGCCCCGTCTCCACCCAGGAAGAAATCCCGCCGGGCGAAGCCCAGCTCACCCAGGCCATCATCGAAGACGCCCTGCGCATCGTCGAACAGCACCGCGACAACACCCGTGTCCTGCGCGACGCCCACGCCAAGGCCCACGGCTGCGTGAAGGCCCAGGTCACAGTCGCCAGCGACATCGCCCCCGGCCTGCGCCAGGGCGTGTTCGCCGAGCCGGGCCACAAGTGGGAGGCCATGGTCCGCTTCTCCAACGGTAACGCCTACCCGCAGTTCGACAGCGCCCGCGACGCCCGCGGCATGGCCATCAAGCTGCTCGACGTCCCCGGCGCCAAGCTGATGCCCGGCAAGGGCCACGACACCGAGCAGGACTTCGTCATGTTCAACCACCCGGTGTTCTTCGTCCGCGACGTCGCCGAATACCGACAGAACTTCGCCGCCCAGGCCAGCGGCCAGAAAGTCGGCGCCTTCTTCCCCAGCTGGAAGCCCAATACCTGGGAACTCCGCCACCTGATCATCGCCCTGCAAACCCTCGCCCCCGCGCCGGACAGCCCGTTGCAAGCCGGCTACAACGGCATCGCCCCCTACAAACTGGGCGAAGCGAACAACATCAAATACCGCGTCATCCCCATGACCGAAGGTTGCCCGGCCTACCAGCTACCCAAGCTCAACGAAAAGCAGCCCAACTTCCTGCGCACCGCCATGTACCAGCAACTCTCGGTCGACCGCGTGCCCGCCTGCTTCGCCCTGCAAGTGCAAAAGCAGGACCCGAGCAAATACATGCCCATCGAAGACACCAGCGTCGAATGGAGCGAAAAGGACGCCCCCTTCCAGACCGTCGCCACCGTCAGCATCCCCGCCCAGGATTTCGACAGCCGCGAGCAGAACCTTGCCTGCGACAACATTTCCTACAACCCCTGGCACGCGCTGCCCGAGCACAGGCCGATTGGTGGCATCAACCGTTTGCGGAAGGCGGTTTATGAGGCGGTGAGTGTTTATCGGCATCAGAGGAATGGGGTGGGTGAAGGCCAAATTGAAAGGCGGGCCACGCTCAATCCTCCCAATAATTAA
- a CDS encoding AAA family ATPase, with protein sequence MASIKKIGVRGLRSFGYDSQLIPFSKLNIYVGKNSCGKSSFLRTFPLLRQSVESDTRFPILWYAGHGGYVDFGDFETTLHDGGESIHFDFELSTPPNPAINIPTYNPWDESDRHTIKSPTGRDLNILATISLHKKDGVLITTIDFSTENTKTTLKYSGEEVINLTYENTKFNVLEKFSNPLHIIKGSLIPKSAVRRRELNLKSLKSQRIVFSDTLENESLNALSKYLSTFHHRSKQLKNIRQALEYIPLSQGNELYILLRAIFSSDKHFLKKLDENRKEIVDVTFTYLFAKNIGSFWSSADDLFKKFYRGVRYLGPIRASAERFYRFQDLQIGEIDHTGANLPMVINSLREEQRINLGSWIRDNFGFELHLETTGLHYALLIRENGDSKFHNVSDMGFGYSQILPVIVSIWMELTGESVDLPRAPSWLRERASRSIVIEQPELHLHPALQYSFGLAIAKVIKLSNHRDYNFIIETHSKHLIDAIGQSIAEDTIKNSDVNISLFEKDPSGSTKVSLSGYDNDGYLINWPAGFLSA encoded by the coding sequence ATGGCATCAATCAAAAAGATCGGAGTCAGAGGACTGAGAAGCTTCGGCTATGACTCACAACTAATCCCATTCAGCAAGCTTAATATTTATGTCGGCAAGAACAGCTGCGGAAAAAGCTCTTTTCTCAGAACATTTCCACTTCTCAGGCAATCAGTTGAATCAGATACCCGCTTCCCAATTCTATGGTACGCAGGTCACGGCGGCTATGTAGATTTCGGAGACTTTGAAACTACTCTTCACGACGGAGGAGAGTCGATTCACTTCGATTTTGAATTGAGCACCCCTCCCAATCCAGCAATAAACATCCCCACATACAACCCTTGGGACGAATCAGACAGGCACACAATAAAGAGCCCAACAGGAAGAGACTTAAACATATTGGCAACTATAAGCCTCCACAAAAAAGACGGCGTACTAATAACAACCATCGACTTCTCGACCGAAAACACCAAGACAACCCTAAAATACTCTGGCGAAGAAGTTATCAACCTCACGTACGAAAACACCAAATTCAATGTACTTGAAAAATTCTCCAACCCATTACACATAATCAAAGGTTCACTTATACCCAAAAGCGCAGTGCGTCGAAGAGAGCTAAACCTGAAATCACTAAAATCTCAACGCATAGTATTTAGCGATACATTGGAAAATGAATCACTCAACGCTCTAAGCAAATATCTTTCAACCTTTCATCACCGATCTAAACAGCTAAAAAACATACGTCAAGCTCTCGAATACATACCACTCAGCCAAGGCAATGAACTATATATTCTTCTAAGAGCCATATTCTCCTCCGACAAACACTTCCTAAAAAAGCTTGACGAGAACCGCAAAGAAATTGTCGACGTTACTTTCACCTATTTATTTGCCAAGAATATAGGATCATTCTGGAGTTCTGCAGACGATCTATTCAAGAAATTCTATCGTGGCGTCCGTTACCTTGGCCCAATTCGCGCATCAGCAGAAAGATTCTACAGATTTCAGGACCTTCAAATCGGCGAAATCGACCATACCGGTGCAAATTTGCCGATGGTTATTAACTCTCTGCGCGAGGAGCAAAGAATCAATCTTGGCAGCTGGATAAGAGATAACTTTGGATTTGAGCTTCACCTGGAAACAACCGGCCTTCATTACGCTCTTTTAATTCGAGAAAACGGAGATTCAAAATTCCATAACGTGAGCGACATGGGATTTGGCTATTCCCAAATACTTCCCGTAATTGTTTCCATATGGATGGAGCTAACCGGAGAGTCTGTTGATCTACCTCGAGCTCCGTCATGGCTACGCGAGAGAGCTTCAAGATCGATCGTTATTGAGCAGCCGGAACTACACCTTCATCCAGCACTACAGTACAGTTTCGGGCTTGCAATCGCAAAAGTCATAAAGCTCTCAAACCATCGCGATTATAACTTCATTATCGAGACACACAGCAAACATCTTATTGATGCAATTGGGCAAAGCATTGCCGAAGACACAATCAAAAACTCCGACGTAAATATAAGCCTCTTTGAAAAGGACCCGTCAGGCTCTACAAAAGTCAGCCTTTCTGGCTATGACAATGATGGCTACCTAATTAATTGGCCAGCAGGATTTCTATCAGCATAA
- the ppk2 gene encoding polyphosphate kinase 2, with the protein MLLDDKNFPRRMQRDLLDDRDEELELELFDELYDLEGLHPESLQTHEERLARQRYFHTLFRLQAELVKLQSWVVKTGHKVVILFEGRDAAGKGGVIKRITQRLNPRVCRVAALPAPNDRERTQWYFQRYVSHLPAAGEIVLFDRSWYNRAGVERVMGFCSDDQYEEFFRSVPEFERMLARSGIQVIKYWFSISDEEQHDRFLSRIHDPLKQWKLSPMDLESRRRWEAYTKAKEIMIERTHIAEAPWWVVHADDKKKARLNCIHHLLSQIPYEEVPQPGVQLPERQRHTDYRRNPTPEELLVPEFY; encoded by the coding sequence ATGCTGCTCGATGACAAGAACTTCCCCCGGCGCATGCAGCGCGACCTCCTCGACGACCGCGACGAAGAGCTCGAACTCGAACTGTTCGACGAACTCTACGACCTCGAAGGCCTGCACCCGGAAAGCCTGCAAACCCACGAAGAACGCCTGGCGCGCCAGCGCTACTTCCACACCCTGTTCCGCCTCCAGGCCGAACTGGTGAAGCTGCAGAGCTGGGTGGTGAAGACCGGCCACAAGGTGGTGATCCTCTTCGAAGGCCGCGACGCGGCGGGCAAGGGCGGGGTGATCAAGCGCATCACCCAGCGCCTGAATCCGCGCGTGTGCCGGGTCGCCGCGCTGCCCGCGCCGAACGACCGCGAGCGCACCCAGTGGTATTTCCAGCGCTACGTCTCGCACCTGCCGGCGGCGGGGGAAATCGTCCTGTTCGACCGCAGTTGGTACAACCGCGCCGGCGTCGAGCGGGTGATGGGTTTCTGCTCCGATGACCAGTACGAGGAATTCTTCCGCAGCGTGCCGGAGTTCGAGCGCATGCTGGCGCGCTCCGGCATCCAGGTCATCAAATACTGGTTCTCCATCTCCGACGAAGAACAGCACGACCGCTTCCTCAGCCGCATCCACGACCCGCTCAAGCAGTGGAAGCTCAGCCCCATGGACCTGGAGTCGAGACGGCGCTGGGAGGCCTACACCAAGGCCAAGGAAATCATGATCGAGCGCACCCACATCGCCGAAGCGCCCTGGTGGGTGGTGCACGCCGACGACAAGAAGAAGGCCCGGCTCAACTGCATCCACCACCTCCTGAGCCAGATCCCCTACGAAGAAGTCCCCCAGCCTGGCGTCCAACTCCCCGAACGCCAGCGCCACACCGACTACCGCCGCAATCCCACGCCGGAAGAGCTGCTGGTGCCGGAGTTCTACTGA
- a CDS encoding TetR family transcriptional regulator: MESRKAERPNQKRRTRKDLLQAANRLLRQGRNPSLEEIAEEAMVSRATAYRYFPGVEALLLEAALDLSVPEAAEVFAGAPKDDALARVQCLEHSFSELIEHNEGAMRALLANSLRLPDSGEEEGAAPVRQNRRSPLIDAALEPVRDQFEPQALERLGKVLALFFGIEARVVFKDVLQLDDADALEVTRWALGALVEAARRS, translated from the coding sequence ATGGAAAGCCGCAAGGCCGAACGTCCGAACCAGAAGCGCCGCACCCGCAAGGACCTGCTGCAGGCGGCCAACCGCCTGCTGCGGCAAGGGCGCAACCCGAGCCTGGAAGAGATCGCCGAGGAAGCCATGGTCTCCCGCGCCACGGCCTATCGTTACTTCCCCGGCGTCGAAGCGCTGTTGCTGGAAGCCGCGCTGGACCTCAGTGTCCCCGAAGCCGCCGAAGTCTTCGCCGGCGCGCCAAAGGATGACGCGTTGGCCCGCGTCCAGTGCCTTGAGCACAGCTTCAGCGAACTGATCGAGCACAACGAAGGCGCGATGCGCGCACTGCTCGCCAACAGCTTGCGGCTGCCGGACAGCGGTGAGGAGGAGGGCGCCGCACCGGTGCGCCAGAACCGCCGCAGCCCGTTGATCGACGCCGCACTGGAACCGGTCCGCGACCAGTTCGAGCCGCAGGCCCTGGAGCGCCTGGGCAAGGTGCTGGCGCTGTTCTTCGGCATCGAGGCGAGGGTGGTGTTCAAGGACGTGCTGCAACTCGATGACGCCGACGCCCTCGAAGTGACCCGCTGGGCGCTGGGCGCGTTGGTCGAGGCGGCGCGGCGGAGCTGA
- a CDS encoding GTP-binding protein, with protein MSAASIPVTVVAGFLGAGKTTLLRNLLERCEGRRLAVIVNDFGELNIDAGMIAEQTEAVYSLENGCICCSVQDDLLAQLERLANMNPPLEQVVIECSGVSDPQRIVQTLGYPKLRKRLHLDAVLTVVDAARREPLEGEYARLERMQAAAADLLLLNKCDLLDAETLAAQRERFGRGARVLETIQAQIPDELLLGEPSRKLRPHGQEGVDHGDLFESWNWQGDATFDGARLKHWLETLPRGLLRLKGLVRLAGQDGALWLQYVGGRYQFRPATDVEAAQGSRLVFIAEKGGQLRAELETGLRNCFL; from the coding sequence ATGAGTGCGGCGAGCATTCCGGTGACGGTGGTCGCCGGCTTTCTCGGAGCCGGCAAGACCACGCTGCTGCGCAACCTGCTGGAGCGCTGCGAGGGCCGGCGGCTGGCGGTGATCGTCAACGATTTCGGCGAGCTGAACATCGACGCCGGGATGATCGCCGAGCAGACCGAGGCGGTGTACAGCCTGGAGAACGGCTGCATCTGCTGCAGCGTGCAGGATGACCTGCTGGCGCAGCTGGAGCGCCTGGCGAACATGAACCCGCCGCTGGAGCAGGTGGTGATCGAATGCAGCGGCGTGTCCGATCCGCAGCGCATCGTGCAGACCCTGGGTTATCCCAAACTGCGCAAGCGCCTGCATCTGGACGCGGTGCTCACGGTGGTCGACGCCGCCCGCCGCGAACCGCTGGAAGGCGAGTACGCCCGGCTGGAACGCATGCAGGCTGCCGCCGCCGATCTGCTGCTGCTGAACAAGTGCGACCTGCTGGATGCCGAAACGCTGGCGGCGCAACGCGAGCGCTTCGGCCGTGGCGCTCGGGTGCTGGAGACCATCCAGGCGCAGATTCCCGATGAATTGCTGCTGGGCGAACCGTCGCGCAAGCTGCGTCCGCACGGGCAGGAGGGTGTCGATCACGGCGACCTGTTCGAAAGCTGGAACTGGCAGGGCGACGCGACCTTCGATGGTGCGCGGCTGAAGCACTGGCTGGAGACGCTGCCGCGCGGGCTGTTGCGGCTCAAGGGGTTGGTGCGCCTGGCCGGGCAGGATGGGGCGCTGTGGCTGCAGTACGTGGGCGGCCGCTACCAGTTCCGGCCGGCGACCGACGTAGAGGCAGCGCAAGGCTCGCGATTGGTATTCATCGCGGAGAAAGGCGGGCAACTGCGCGCTGAGCTTGAGACCGGACTGCGAAATTGCTTTTTGTAG
- a CDS encoding nuclear transport factor 2 family protein, which produces MALPREEMDRRIDEHFRFEADDNVDGVLATLAGDVEHDIVGHPGGPTYGREAARPFYEGLFADLAEGHVETLRRLYGENFVVDESFWSGRAAGRPFGLEGLGRALHFRLLHVVEFADSGAIQRENVWVDLGAIQRQLPQE; this is translated from the coding sequence ATGGCGCTGCCGCGAGAAGAAATGGATCGCAGGATCGACGAACACTTCCGCTTCGAAGCTGACGACAATGTCGACGGCGTGCTGGCCACCCTGGCCGGTGACGTCGAACACGACATCGTCGGCCATCCCGGCGGCCCCACGTATGGGCGCGAGGCGGCCCGGCCGTTCTACGAAGGCCTGTTCGCCGACCTCGCCGAAGGCCATGTGGAAACCCTGCGTCGGCTCTACGGCGAGAACTTCGTGGTCGACGAATCGTTCTGGAGCGGTCGCGCAGCGGGTCGTCCCTTCGGACTCGAGGGGCTGGGGAGGGCGTTGCACTTCCGCCTGCTGCATGTCGTCGAATTCGCCGATTCAGGGGCGATCCAGCGCGAAAACGTATGGGTCGACCTGGGCGCCATCCAGCGCCAATTACCCCAGGAGTGA
- a CDS encoding cytochrome c: protein MRILGRVLLAVLFLLLLIGAVIAWYTAHPNLPQYTPPEKMIHLDQWTKADRETYYYTPQGTQVKGLRYDWFTHLEQPFSREKFASPENLARFGFLIEPEQIGRDAEDTQAANPTNPGNLPVGFARHQDGETGAWYLDITCSACHTGELRYKGTAVRIDGGAAMHSIASTVPTLRGGAFGQALGASLAATYYVPWKFDRFAKGVLGDRYPKGKATLKRDVRNVLGTLLSTAWNDTHRGLYPTLEGPGRADAFGRIANSVFGDAIDASNYRVANAPVNYPQVWDIWKFDWVQWNGSAMQPMARNIGEALGVGATLRMFEADGKPVQGDERYASSVRLRDLYTLEETLKHLKPPTWPKEVFGEIDLAKASQGRALFQANCVYCHGPHVKEPGAKDYIAPARVPEWRMKMVPTKEIGTDPTTADNIADHTFDIRPLKLKAEELQGMNVHLYPKNDVPLDLSKISAAKGLAYVTAFVEQRAYRDAHIGAEQQQDMNGYGLPIGVQELRAYKARPLDGIWATPPFLHNGSVPNLFQLLSPVAERDSQFWVGSFEYDPKYAGYRTERFPGGFLYKTSVTGNGNGGHEFRDGCRKDGAIGRALSPEERWALVEYLKVLGNPEYETKLDPNVTTQPWTPGPKCE, encoded by the coding sequence ATGCGCATTCTTGGCCGCGTCCTGCTTGCAGTCCTGTTTCTGCTTCTTCTGATCGGCGCCGTCATCGCCTGGTACACCGCGCATCCCAACCTGCCGCAGTACACCCCGCCGGAAAAGATGATCCACCTCGACCAGTGGACCAAGGCCGATCGCGAAACCTACTACTACACGCCCCAGGGCACCCAGGTGAAAGGCCTGCGCTACGACTGGTTCACCCATCTGGAGCAGCCCTTCTCCAGGGAAAAGTTCGCCAGCCCCGAGAACCTCGCGCGCTTCGGCTTCCTCATCGAGCCCGAGCAGATCGGCCGCGACGCCGAAGACACCCAGGCCGCCAACCCGACCAACCCCGGCAACCTGCCCGTCGGCTTCGCCCGTCACCAGGACGGCGAGACCGGCGCCTGGTACCTGGACATCACCTGCTCCGCCTGCCACACCGGCGAGCTGCGCTATAAAGGCACCGCCGTGCGCATCGACGGCGGCGCCGCCATGCACTCCATCGCCTCCACCGTGCCTACCCTGCGCGGCGGCGCCTTCGGCCAGGCGCTGGGCGCGAGCCTCGCGGCCACCTACTACGTGCCGTGGAAGTTCGACCGCTTCGCCAAGGGCGTGCTCGGCGACCGCTATCCCAAGGGCAAGGCCACGCTCAAGCGCGACGTGCGCAACGTACTCGGAACCCTGCTCTCCACCGCCTGGAACGACACCCACCGCGGCCTCTACCCGACCCTCGAAGGCCCTGGCCGTGCCGATGCCTTCGGGCGCATCGCCAACAGCGTGTTCGGCGACGCCATCGACGCCTCCAACTACCGCGTCGCCAACGCCCCGGTGAACTACCCGCAGGTCTGGGACATCTGGAAATTCGACTGGGTGCAGTGGAACGGCTCCGCCATGCAGCCCATGGCCCGCAACATCGGCGAAGCCCTCGGCGTGGGCGCCACCCTGCGTATGTTCGAAGCCGACGGCAAACCAGTGCAGGGCGACGAACGCTACGCCTCCAGCGTGCGCCTGCGCGACCTCTACACCCTCGAAGAAACCCTCAAGCACCTCAAGCCGCCGACCTGGCCGAAGGAAGTCTTCGGCGAGATCGACCTGGCCAAAGCCTCCCAGGGCCGCGCCCTGTTCCAGGCCAACTGCGTCTACTGCCACGGCCCGCACGTGAAGGAGCCCGGCGCCAAGGACTACATCGCCCCGGCCCGCGTGCCCGAGTGGCGCATGAAGATGGTCCCGACCAAAGAGATCGGCACCGACCCGACCACCGCCGACAACATCGCCGACCACACCTTCGACATCCGCCCGCTGAAGCTCAAGGCCGAAGAACTGCAGGGCATGAACGTCCACCTCTACCCGAAGAACGACGTGCCGCTGGACCTGTCGAAGATCTCCGCCGCCAAGGGCCTGGCCTACGTCACCGCCTTCGTCGAACAGCGCGCCTACCGCGACGCCCACATCGGCGCCGAGCAGCAACAGGACATGAACGGCTACGGCCTGCCCATCGGCGTGCAGGAACTGCGTGCCTACAAGGCCCGCCCGCTGGATGGCATCTGGGCCACCCCGCCCTTCCTGCACAACGGCTCGGTGCCCAACCTGTTCCAGCTGCTCTCCCCGGTGGCCGAGCGCGACAGCCAGTTCTGGGTCGGCAGCTTCGAGTACGACCCCAAGTACGCCGGCTACCGCACCGAACGCTTCCCCGGCGGATTCCTCTACAAGACCAGCGTGACGGGCAACGGCAATGGCGGCCACGAATTCCGCGACGGCTGCCGCAAGGACGGCGCCATCGGCCGCGCCCTCAGCCCGGAAGAGCGCTGGGCGCTGGTGGAGTACCTGAAGGTGCTGGGCAACCCCGAGTACGAAACCAAGCTCGACCCGAACGTAACCACCCAACCGTGGACGCCCGGGCCGAAGTGCGAGTAA